The DNA region GCAACATTGGGAAAGGAGACGGTTCTTGCGCATCCTTGTGCGTGGCGGAAGCATCCCGGCGGGCGTCGGCGTAAAGAAAAGTTACGTGGAGATCCTGAGGCATTGGGGCGCCACCCTTGGGATTGAAGTCCTGAATCGCTCACGCGCCGGCGAGAACTCCTTCGACGCCGTCTCCACGTTCCGGGAGGACATCGAGCCCCTCGGGCCCGACATCCTGATCCTTCACTTCGGCGTGGACGACGCCTTCTTTCCGGTCTACCGATCCGAGTTCAAGGAAAACCTGGTCCGGGTGGTGCACCGGGCCCAGGCGCTCGAACCTCCCCCATCGATCCTCCTCCTGACCTCCCACCTCTGGGACGATCCCTGCGAGATGCAGGCCCTCGGCATCTATTACCGGACCATCCGGGAAGTGGCCGTGGACCTGAGCTGTACGCTGGTTCCCGTCCACACGTTCTGGGCAGGCTACATCGCAGACCACGGGCTGCTTCAGGCCGATCTGGTCCAGAAGGACGCCAGGCTGCCCAATGAACAGGGCCACAAGGTGTTTGCCGGGGCAGTCGCGGCTACGCTGAACTCCCTGTCGGCA from Syntrophaceae bacterium includes:
- a CDS encoding SGNH/GDSL hydrolase family protein, coding for MRILVRGGSIPAGVGVKKSYVEILRHWGATLGIEVLNRSRAGENSFDAVSTFREDIEPLGPDILILHFGVDDAFFPVYRSEFKENLVRVVHRAQALEPPPSILLLTSHLWDDPCEMQALGIYYRTIREVAVDLSCTLVPVHTFWAGYIADHGLLQADLVQKDARLPNEQGHKVFAGAVAATLNSLSAGHWKKNGWKWTAGFSHAMKCVRFKNNHSGG